From the Solanum pennellii chromosome 4, SPENNV200 genome, one window contains:
- the LOC107016295 gene encoding uncharacterized protein LOC107016295 isoform X4, whose protein sequence is MVAAVYHQAICFTANKGARDFLVTSSSGSLKMKPVFRKERCSLRQYVNCVKYPSESSLCAIKPIFSSLSSTNDSRRTVPESYLILIRHGESMWNEKNLFTGCVDVPLTSKGVEEAIEAGKRIRHLPIDVVYISALIRSQMTAMLALTEHHCKKVPIIVHDETEQAKVWSQIYSEGTEMQSVPVIKAWQLNERMYGELQGFNKLETAERCGQEQVYKWRRSYDARPPNGESLEMCLRRAVTYFKEQIEPQLSSGKNVMVVAHANSLRSILMYLDKLTAEEVIHLELSTGVPMLYIYRENQFIRRGSPLASMENGVYAYTENLATYKQNLLDEVLDEVSL, encoded by the exons ATGGTTGCGGCTGTATATCACCAAGCAATTTGCTTCACTGCGAACAAGGGTGCTAGGGACTTCCTGGTCACATCTTCATCTGGGAGTCTTAAAATGAAACCAGTGTTTAGAAAAGAGAGATGCAGTTTGAGGCAGTATGTGAACTGTGTGAAGTATCCATCAGAGTCATCTTTATGTGCCATTAAGCCAATTTTTTCCTCATTGTCAAGTACCAATGATTCGCGGAGAACAGTAC CTGAATCATACTTGATCTTAATACGGCATGGAGAATCGATGTGGAACGAAAAGAACCTGTTCACTGGTTGTGTAGATGTGCCACTCACCAGTAAAGGAGTAGAAGAAGCAATTGAAGCTGGTAAGAGAATTAGACACTTACCTATTGATGTTGTCTACATCTCTGCATTGATTCGTTCTCAGATGACGGCCATGCTTGCCCTAACAGAGCACCACTGCAAGAAG GTGCCCATTATTGTTCACGATGAGACTGAACAAGCCAAAGTATGGAGTCAAATTTATAGTGAAGGCACCGAGATGCAGTCTGTTCCTGTTATTAAAGCATGGCAACTGAATGAAAGAAT gtACGGGGAACTTCAAGGGTTTAATAAGCTAGAAACAGCTGAAAGATGCGGACAAGAGCAAGTCTATAAATGGCGCCGAAGCTATGATGCTCGACCACCCAACGGCGAGAGCTTGGAAATGTGCTTGCGAAGAGCTGTTACCTATTTCAAAGAGCAA ATTGAACCCCAACTTTCCAGTGGAAAGAATGTAATGGTAGTAGCTCATGCAAATTCATTGAGGTCCATCCTAATGTATCTCGATAAATTGACTGCAGAGGAG GTCATCCACTTAGAACTCTCAACCGGAGTACCAATGCTTTACATATATAGAGAAAATCAATTCATCAGGAGAGGAAGTCCCTTGGCATCTATGGAGAATGGAGTTTATGCTTATACAGAA AATTTGGCCACATACAAGCAAAATCTGTTAGATGAAGTGCTAGATGAAGTGTCTTTATAA
- the LOC107018113 gene encoding pollen-specific protein C13 produces the protein MARLVVFVALCFLSVSLATANSNPFLVKGKCYCDTCRCGFETPATKYLAGSKVKVECKNRVTNKITYTTDGVTNSQGEYNILVKRDCGDDVCDVVLVESGDKSCNIPNAGRDRARVALTRNNGMTSDVRYANNMGFLSNEPLAACTQILQQYQLTEDQY, from the exons ATGGCAAGATTGGTTGTATTTGTTGCTCTTTGCTTCCTCTCTGTTTCTTTGGCTACTGCCAATTCCAACCCTTTCCTTGTCAAGGGTAAATGTTATTGTGATACTTGCCGATGTGGATTTGAGACCCCTGCTACTAAGTATCTTGCTG GATCTAAGGTTAAAGTTGAGTGCAAAAACAGGGTGACCAACAAAATCACATACACAACTGATGGAGTGACAAACTCACAGGGTGAATACAACATCTTAGTTAAACGTGACTGTGGTGATGATGTCTGTGATGTTGTGCTCGTCGAGAGCGGTGATAAATCATGTAACATCCCCAATGCTGGTCGTGATCGTGCCCGTGTTGCTCTCACCCGCAACAATGGTATGACCTCTGATGTTCGTTACGCTAACAACATGGGTTTCCTCTCCAATGAGCCTCTTGCTGCCTGCACTCAGATCCTCCAGCAATACCAATTGACTGAGGATCAATATTGA
- the LOC107016295 gene encoding uncharacterized protein LOC107016295 isoform X1, with product MLSWDNFILNMVAAVYHQAICFTANKGARDFLVTSSSGSLKMKPVFRKERCSLRQYVNCVKYPSESSLCAIKPIFSSLSSTNDSRRTALFPAAESYLILIRHGESMWNEKNLFTGCVDVPLTSKGVEEAIEAGKRIRHLPIDVVYISALIRSQMTAMLALTEHHCKKVPIIVHDETEQAKVWSQIYSEGTEMQSVPVIKAWQLNERMYGELQGFNKLETAERCGQEQVYKWRRSYDARPPNGESLEMCLRRAVTYFKEQIEPQLSSGKNVMVVAHANSLRSILMYLDKLTAEEVIHLELSTGVPMLYIYRENQFIRRGSPLASMENGVYAYTENLATYKQNLLDEVLDEVSL from the exons aTGCTTAGTTGGGATAACTTCATACTCAATATGGTTGCGGCTGTATATCACCAAGCAATTTGCTTCACTGCGAACAAGGGTGCTAGGGACTTCCTGGTCACATCTTCATCTGGGAGTCTTAAAATGAAACCAGTGTTTAGAAAAGAGAGATGCAGTTTGAGGCAGTATGTGAACTGTGTGAAGTATCCATCAGAGTCATCTTTATGTGCCATTAAGCCAATTTTTTCCTCATTGTCAAGTACCAATGATTCGCGGAGAACA GCTTTGTTCCCTGCAGCTGAATCATACTTGATCTTAATACGGCATGGAGAATCGATGTGGAACGAAAAGAACCTGTTCACTGGTTGTGTAGATGTGCCACTCACCAGTAAAGGAGTAGAAGAAGCAATTGAAGCTGGTAAGAGAATTAGACACTTACCTATTGATGTTGTCTACATCTCTGCATTGATTCGTTCTCAGATGACGGCCATGCTTGCCCTAACAGAGCACCACTGCAAGAAG GTGCCCATTATTGTTCACGATGAGACTGAACAAGCCAAAGTATGGAGTCAAATTTATAGTGAAGGCACCGAGATGCAGTCTGTTCCTGTTATTAAAGCATGGCAACTGAATGAAAGAAT gtACGGGGAACTTCAAGGGTTTAATAAGCTAGAAACAGCTGAAAGATGCGGACAAGAGCAAGTCTATAAATGGCGCCGAAGCTATGATGCTCGACCACCCAACGGCGAGAGCTTGGAAATGTGCTTGCGAAGAGCTGTTACCTATTTCAAAGAGCAA ATTGAACCCCAACTTTCCAGTGGAAAGAATGTAATGGTAGTAGCTCATGCAAATTCATTGAGGTCCATCCTAATGTATCTCGATAAATTGACTGCAGAGGAG GTCATCCACTTAGAACTCTCAACCGGAGTACCAATGCTTTACATATATAGAGAAAATCAATTCATCAGGAGAGGAAGTCCCTTGGCATCTATGGAGAATGGAGTTTATGCTTATACAGAA AATTTGGCCACATACAAGCAAAATCTGTTAGATGAAGTGCTAGATGAAGTGTCTTTATAA
- the LOC107016295 gene encoding uncharacterized protein LOC107016295 isoform X6: MIRGEQYALFPAAESYLILIRHGESMWNEKNLFTGCVDVPLTSKGVEEAIEAGKRIRHLPIDVVYISALIRSQMTAMLALTEHHCKKVPIIVHDETEQAKVWSQIYSEGTEMQSVPVIKAWQLNERMYGELQGFNKLETAERCGQEQVYKWRRSYDARPPNGESLEMCLRRAVTYFKEQIEPQLSSGKNVMVVAHANSLRSILMYLDKLTAEEVIHLELSTGVPMLYIYRENQFIRRGSPLASMENGVYAYTENLATYKQNLLDEVLDEVSL; the protein is encoded by the exons ATGATTCGCGGAGAACAGTAC GCTTTGTTCCCTGCAGCTGAATCATACTTGATCTTAATACGGCATGGAGAATCGATGTGGAACGAAAAGAACCTGTTCACTGGTTGTGTAGATGTGCCACTCACCAGTAAAGGAGTAGAAGAAGCAATTGAAGCTGGTAAGAGAATTAGACACTTACCTATTGATGTTGTCTACATCTCTGCATTGATTCGTTCTCAGATGACGGCCATGCTTGCCCTAACAGAGCACCACTGCAAGAAG GTGCCCATTATTGTTCACGATGAGACTGAACAAGCCAAAGTATGGAGTCAAATTTATAGTGAAGGCACCGAGATGCAGTCTGTTCCTGTTATTAAAGCATGGCAACTGAATGAAAGAAT gtACGGGGAACTTCAAGGGTTTAATAAGCTAGAAACAGCTGAAAGATGCGGACAAGAGCAAGTCTATAAATGGCGCCGAAGCTATGATGCTCGACCACCCAACGGCGAGAGCTTGGAAATGTGCTTGCGAAGAGCTGTTACCTATTTCAAAGAGCAA ATTGAACCCCAACTTTCCAGTGGAAAGAATGTAATGGTAGTAGCTCATGCAAATTCATTGAGGTCCATCCTAATGTATCTCGATAAATTGACTGCAGAGGAG GTCATCCACTTAGAACTCTCAACCGGAGTACCAATGCTTTACATATATAGAGAAAATCAATTCATCAGGAGAGGAAGTCCCTTGGCATCTATGGAGAATGGAGTTTATGCTTATACAGAA AATTTGGCCACATACAAGCAAAATCTGTTAGATGAAGTGCTAGATGAAGTGTCTTTATAA
- the LOC107016295 gene encoding uncharacterized protein LOC107016295 isoform X3 has product MVAAVYHQAICFTANKGARDFLVTSSSGSLKMKPVFRKERCSLRQYVNCVKYPSESSLCAIKPIFSSLSSTNDSRRTALFPAAESYLILIRHGESMWNEKNLFTGCVDVPLTSKGVEEAIEAGKRIRHLPIDVVYISALIRSQMTAMLALTEHHCKKVPIIVHDETEQAKVWSQIYSEGTEMQSVPVIKAWQLNERMYGELQGFNKLETAERCGQEQVYKWRRSYDARPPNGESLEMCLRRAVTYFKEQIEPQLSSGKNVMVVAHANSLRSILMYLDKLTAEEVIHLELSTGVPMLYIYRENQFIRRGSPLASMENGVYAYTENLATYKQNLLDEVLDEVSL; this is encoded by the exons ATGGTTGCGGCTGTATATCACCAAGCAATTTGCTTCACTGCGAACAAGGGTGCTAGGGACTTCCTGGTCACATCTTCATCTGGGAGTCTTAAAATGAAACCAGTGTTTAGAAAAGAGAGATGCAGTTTGAGGCAGTATGTGAACTGTGTGAAGTATCCATCAGAGTCATCTTTATGTGCCATTAAGCCAATTTTTTCCTCATTGTCAAGTACCAATGATTCGCGGAGAACA GCTTTGTTCCCTGCAGCTGAATCATACTTGATCTTAATACGGCATGGAGAATCGATGTGGAACGAAAAGAACCTGTTCACTGGTTGTGTAGATGTGCCACTCACCAGTAAAGGAGTAGAAGAAGCAATTGAAGCTGGTAAGAGAATTAGACACTTACCTATTGATGTTGTCTACATCTCTGCATTGATTCGTTCTCAGATGACGGCCATGCTTGCCCTAACAGAGCACCACTGCAAGAAG GTGCCCATTATTGTTCACGATGAGACTGAACAAGCCAAAGTATGGAGTCAAATTTATAGTGAAGGCACCGAGATGCAGTCTGTTCCTGTTATTAAAGCATGGCAACTGAATGAAAGAAT gtACGGGGAACTTCAAGGGTTTAATAAGCTAGAAACAGCTGAAAGATGCGGACAAGAGCAAGTCTATAAATGGCGCCGAAGCTATGATGCTCGACCACCCAACGGCGAGAGCTTGGAAATGTGCTTGCGAAGAGCTGTTACCTATTTCAAAGAGCAA ATTGAACCCCAACTTTCCAGTGGAAAGAATGTAATGGTAGTAGCTCATGCAAATTCATTGAGGTCCATCCTAATGTATCTCGATAAATTGACTGCAGAGGAG GTCATCCACTTAGAACTCTCAACCGGAGTACCAATGCTTTACATATATAGAGAAAATCAATTCATCAGGAGAGGAAGTCCCTTGGCATCTATGGAGAATGGAGTTTATGCTTATACAGAA AATTTGGCCACATACAAGCAAAATCTGTTAGATGAAGTGCTAGATGAAGTGTCTTTATAA
- the LOC107016295 gene encoding uncharacterized protein LOC107016295 isoform X5 has translation MIRGEQYVSTLLLSNSCYHLSKTESYLILIRHGESMWNEKNLFTGCVDVPLTSKGVEEAIEAGKRIRHLPIDVVYISALIRSQMTAMLALTEHHCKKVPIIVHDETEQAKVWSQIYSEGTEMQSVPVIKAWQLNERMYGELQGFNKLETAERCGQEQVYKWRRSYDARPPNGESLEMCLRRAVTYFKEQIEPQLSSGKNVMVVAHANSLRSILMYLDKLTAEEVIHLELSTGVPMLYIYRENQFIRRGSPLASMENGVYAYTENLATYKQNLLDEVLDEVSL, from the exons ATGATTCGCGGAGAACAGTACGTGAGTACACTCCTTCTCAGTAATTCTTGTTATCATCTATCAAAAA CTGAATCATACTTGATCTTAATACGGCATGGAGAATCGATGTGGAACGAAAAGAACCTGTTCACTGGTTGTGTAGATGTGCCACTCACCAGTAAAGGAGTAGAAGAAGCAATTGAAGCTGGTAAGAGAATTAGACACTTACCTATTGATGTTGTCTACATCTCTGCATTGATTCGTTCTCAGATGACGGCCATGCTTGCCCTAACAGAGCACCACTGCAAGAAG GTGCCCATTATTGTTCACGATGAGACTGAACAAGCCAAAGTATGGAGTCAAATTTATAGTGAAGGCACCGAGATGCAGTCTGTTCCTGTTATTAAAGCATGGCAACTGAATGAAAGAAT gtACGGGGAACTTCAAGGGTTTAATAAGCTAGAAACAGCTGAAAGATGCGGACAAGAGCAAGTCTATAAATGGCGCCGAAGCTATGATGCTCGACCACCCAACGGCGAGAGCTTGGAAATGTGCTTGCGAAGAGCTGTTACCTATTTCAAAGAGCAA ATTGAACCCCAACTTTCCAGTGGAAAGAATGTAATGGTAGTAGCTCATGCAAATTCATTGAGGTCCATCCTAATGTATCTCGATAAATTGACTGCAGAGGAG GTCATCCACTTAGAACTCTCAACCGGAGTACCAATGCTTTACATATATAGAGAAAATCAATTCATCAGGAGAGGAAGTCCCTTGGCATCTATGGAGAATGGAGTTTATGCTTATACAGAA AATTTGGCCACATACAAGCAAAATCTGTTAGATGAAGTGCTAGATGAAGTGTCTTTATAA
- the LOC107016295 gene encoding uncharacterized protein LOC107016295 isoform X2 has protein sequence MLSWDNFILNMVAAVYHQAICFTANKGARDFLVTSSSGSLKMKPVFRKERCSLRQYVNCVKYPSESSLCAIKPIFSSLSSTNDSRRTVPESYLILIRHGESMWNEKNLFTGCVDVPLTSKGVEEAIEAGKRIRHLPIDVVYISALIRSQMTAMLALTEHHCKKVPIIVHDETEQAKVWSQIYSEGTEMQSVPVIKAWQLNERMYGELQGFNKLETAERCGQEQVYKWRRSYDARPPNGESLEMCLRRAVTYFKEQIEPQLSSGKNVMVVAHANSLRSILMYLDKLTAEEVIHLELSTGVPMLYIYRENQFIRRGSPLASMENGVYAYTENLATYKQNLLDEVLDEVSL, from the exons aTGCTTAGTTGGGATAACTTCATACTCAATATGGTTGCGGCTGTATATCACCAAGCAATTTGCTTCACTGCGAACAAGGGTGCTAGGGACTTCCTGGTCACATCTTCATCTGGGAGTCTTAAAATGAAACCAGTGTTTAGAAAAGAGAGATGCAGTTTGAGGCAGTATGTGAACTGTGTGAAGTATCCATCAGAGTCATCTTTATGTGCCATTAAGCCAATTTTTTCCTCATTGTCAAGTACCAATGATTCGCGGAGAACAGTAC CTGAATCATACTTGATCTTAATACGGCATGGAGAATCGATGTGGAACGAAAAGAACCTGTTCACTGGTTGTGTAGATGTGCCACTCACCAGTAAAGGAGTAGAAGAAGCAATTGAAGCTGGTAAGAGAATTAGACACTTACCTATTGATGTTGTCTACATCTCTGCATTGATTCGTTCTCAGATGACGGCCATGCTTGCCCTAACAGAGCACCACTGCAAGAAG GTGCCCATTATTGTTCACGATGAGACTGAACAAGCCAAAGTATGGAGTCAAATTTATAGTGAAGGCACCGAGATGCAGTCTGTTCCTGTTATTAAAGCATGGCAACTGAATGAAAGAAT gtACGGGGAACTTCAAGGGTTTAATAAGCTAGAAACAGCTGAAAGATGCGGACAAGAGCAAGTCTATAAATGGCGCCGAAGCTATGATGCTCGACCACCCAACGGCGAGAGCTTGGAAATGTGCTTGCGAAGAGCTGTTACCTATTTCAAAGAGCAA ATTGAACCCCAACTTTCCAGTGGAAAGAATGTAATGGTAGTAGCTCATGCAAATTCATTGAGGTCCATCCTAATGTATCTCGATAAATTGACTGCAGAGGAG GTCATCCACTTAGAACTCTCAACCGGAGTACCAATGCTTTACATATATAGAGAAAATCAATTCATCAGGAGAGGAAGTCCCTTGGCATCTATGGAGAATGGAGTTTATGCTTATACAGAA AATTTGGCCACATACAAGCAAAATCTGTTAGATGAAGTGCTAGATGAAGTGTCTTTATAA